From the genome of Streptacidiphilus rugosus AM-16, one region includes:
- a CDS encoding carboxylesterase family protein, whose translation MSAIRPKAAEILELYGVNQPGTTAGQALTQAQTDLTFRLPARRVAAAHQGRTHFYEFGWRSPALGGRLGACHSLILPFMFNTLSLDTGPDRMAGPNPPQELAERVHRAWIDFATTRDPGWPEYGPDRQLMWLDTPSTTRPDDVPWANVERFEPTRA comes from the coding sequence TTGTCGGCGATCCGTCCGAAGGCCGCCGAGATCCTCGAACTGTACGGAGTGAACCAGCCCGGGACCACGGCCGGGCAAGCCTTGACCCAGGCGCAAACGGACCTGACGTTCCGCTTGCCCGCACGGCGGGTGGCCGCCGCCCACCAGGGCCGCACCCACTTCTACGAGTTCGGCTGGCGATCTCCTGCCCTCGGCGGAAGGCTCGGCGCCTGCCACAGCCTCATCCTGCCGTTCATGTTCAACACCTTGTCCCTCGACACCGGCCCGGACCGCATGGCGGGCCCGAACCCGCCGCAAGAGCTTGCCGAGCGTGTTCACCGGGCCTGGATCGACTTCGCCACCACAAGGGACCCGGGCTGGCCCGAATACGGCCCCGACCGCCAGTTGATGTGGCTGGACACCCCCAGCACCACTCGCCCCGACGACGTGCCGTGGGCCAACGTCGAGCGCTTCGAACCCACCCGGGCATAG
- a CDS encoding DUF6529 family protein, which yields MDADAHRRRTGIVVGSASALALAVALALFLVGRTITPDYASGLFGQHLTDAVRLKARLATAILGLAMVQLLLALWMYRRLPRVRTVPKAVPRAHRVVGALVFLGTIPITVHCVQTYGVELTPVRAAVHSLSACFFYGAFAAKVVFVRSRLRVGWLLPLAGGLLVVAVVVIWYTSALWFFNDFQMPGF from the coding sequence GTGGACGCGGATGCGCACCGACGCAGGACGGGCATCGTGGTGGGCTCGGCTTCGGCACTGGCCCTTGCTGTGGCACTGGCGCTTTTCCTGGTCGGCCGCACCATCACACCCGACTACGCCAGCGGCCTCTTCGGGCAGCATCTGACCGACGCGGTGCGGCTCAAGGCCAGACTGGCCACGGCCATCCTCGGGCTGGCGATGGTCCAGCTCCTGCTGGCGCTGTGGATGTACCGGCGGCTTCCGCGCGTCAGGACGGTACCGAAGGCCGTTCCGCGCGCACACCGGGTGGTCGGTGCCCTCGTGTTCCTCGGCACGATCCCCATCACCGTCCACTGCGTTCAGACCTATGGTGTCGAACTCACTCCTGTGCGAGCGGCCGTCCATTCCCTCTCCGCCTGCTTCTTCTACGGCGCGTTCGCGGCCAAGGTGGTGTTCGTTCGCTCCCGGCTGCGGGTCGGATGGCTTCTGCCGCTCGCCGGCGGTCTCCTGGTGGTCGCGGTCGTCGTCATCTGGTACACGAGCGCGCTGTGGTTCTTCAACGACTTCCAGATGCCCGGGTTCTGA
- a CDS encoding NHL repeat-containing protein, which yields MRLGIRCRSLVAPMLAAGLAAGALTVTGASPAGAAGSFLGGLHRISTVASTVPGNGDVNPYGTAVVESSVGRLHRGDVLVSNFNNVKNLQGTGTTIVEVAPGGRVRPFARIDANHLPGSCPGGIGPTTALAVLPGGWVVVGSLPTTDGTPATAKAGCLLVLDSRGHVRETLAGHGINGPWDMTAASFGDTTDLFVTNVLNGTVAAGGRTVHRGTVLRITLNRCGDDPPTWVDTRVIGSGFPERTDPAALVVGPTGVGLGRHGTLYVADTAANRITVIPDSLHRDRSAGIGRVISKGGHLNGPLGLAISPREDVLTVNADDGNIVETTPHGDQIAWRQLDSSGTPPGAGALFGLAVSLNQNAVYFVDDATNQLDKLR from the coding sequence GTGAGACTCGGAATCCGCTGCAGGTCGCTGGTGGCGCCGATGCTGGCCGCCGGACTGGCCGCAGGAGCTCTGACGGTGACTGGAGCGTCCCCGGCCGGAGCCGCGGGATCGTTCCTGGGAGGGCTCCACCGCATCTCCACGGTGGCGTCCACCGTTCCGGGCAACGGGGACGTGAACCCGTACGGCACCGCCGTGGTCGAATCGTCTGTGGGCCGTCTGCACCGTGGCGACGTGTTGGTGAGCAACTTCAACAACGTCAAAAACCTCCAGGGCACCGGTACCACGATCGTCGAGGTCGCCCCCGGCGGCCGGGTCCGACCGTTCGCCCGCATCGACGCCAACCATCTGCCTGGGAGCTGTCCCGGTGGAATCGGGCCCACCACCGCGCTGGCGGTCCTGCCGGGCGGCTGGGTCGTCGTGGGCAGCCTGCCCACGACCGACGGCACCCCCGCCACGGCGAAGGCCGGATGCCTGCTGGTCCTGGACAGCCGCGGACACGTCCGTGAGACGCTGGCCGGCCACGGCATCAACGGCCCCTGGGACATGACTGCGGCCAGCTTCGGGGACACCACGGACCTTTTCGTCACCAACGTCCTGAACGGCACCGTGGCCGCCGGCGGCAGGACGGTCCACCGCGGCACCGTCCTGCGGATCACCCTGAACCGGTGCGGCGACGATCCGCCGACCTGGGTCGACACCCGCGTCATCGGATCAGGCTTCCCGGAACGGACCGATCCCGCCGCGCTTGTCGTTGGGCCCACCGGCGTCGGACTGGGCCGACACGGCACGCTCTACGTTGCCGACACCGCCGCCAACCGGATCACCGTCATCCCCGACTCCCTTCACCGTGACCGAAGCGCCGGCATCGGACGGGTCATCAGCAAGGGCGGCCACCTCAACGGCCCCCTGGGACTGGCCATCTCACCCCGCGAGGACGTACTCACCGTGAACGCCGACGATGGCAACATCGTCGAGACCACGCCGCACGGTGACCAGATCGCCTGGCGCCAACTGGACTCCAGCGGCACCCCGCCCGGCGCGGGCGCCCTCTTCGGCCTGGCCGTGAGCCTGAACCAGAACGCCGTCTACTTCGTGGACGACGCCACCAACCAGCTCGACAAGCTCCGCTAA
- a CDS encoding COG4315 family predicted lipoprotein, with protein sequence MNRAITLAVGMVAVAACSSGCSSSGTTASSTSPAGTSASTTTTGSAVPSGSAATPTGGAATVKTASSPLGQILVDGSGRTLYLFKADTGTTSTCNGSCAQAWPPQTTTGKPSSSGVTASQVGTTTRTDHSTQVTYHGHPLYYFAEDTKPGQTNGQGVNAFGASWYVVSPSGTPVTSAASASASASAGSTSGGGGY encoded by the coding sequence ATGAATCGTGCCATCACACTTGCGGTCGGGATGGTCGCCGTCGCGGCCTGTTCTTCCGGATGCAGCAGTTCCGGTACCACGGCTTCCTCGACCTCGCCCGCCGGCACCAGTGCCTCGACGACCACCACCGGCTCGGCCGTGCCCAGTGGCAGTGCGGCCACCCCGACCGGAGGCGCCGCCACGGTGAAGACGGCGAGTTCGCCGCTCGGCCAGATCCTGGTCGACGGCTCGGGCAGGACGTTGTACCTGTTCAAGGCCGATACCGGGACGACCTCGACCTGCAACGGATCCTGTGCCCAGGCATGGCCGCCGCAGACCACGACGGGGAAGCCCAGCAGCAGCGGAGTGACCGCATCCCAGGTCGGAACGACCACCCGAACCGACCACTCCACCCAGGTGACCTACCACGGCCACCCGCTCTACTACTTCGCCGAGGACACCAAGCCCGGCCAAACCAACGGCCAGGGCGTCAACGCCTTCGGCGCCTCCTGGTACGTGGTCAGCCCCAGCGGCACCCCGGTCACCAGCGCCGCCTCGGCGTCTGCGTCGGCATCTGCCGGCTCCACGAGCGGCGGGGGCGGGTACTGA
- a CDS encoding STAS domain-containing protein — MPTNHITGRSKGARRRPPPRCGAAVPTETLTVERHDRHGRAEITLAGEIDMASAPIVRHALSRCLADGVHAIEVDLAQVGFCDCSGLSALLQAYQRATAAGVSLRLRDPRPVVARLIALACTDTPLLHLGGAGGDC, encoded by the coding sequence ATGCCCACGAACCACATCACCGGCCGATCGAAGGGGGCCCGCCGTCGCCCGCCACCCCGGTGCGGGGCCGCGGTGCCGACGGAGACACTCACCGTCGAACGGCACGACCGGCACGGCAGGGCCGAGATCACACTGGCCGGCGAGATCGACATGGCCTCCGCGCCAATCGTGCGCCACGCACTGTCGCGCTGCCTGGCCGACGGCGTGCACGCCATCGAGGTCGACCTCGCCCAGGTCGGCTTCTGCGACTGCAGCGGGCTGAGCGCGTTGCTGCAGGCCTACCAGCGAGCCACTGCAGCCGGAGTGTCCTTGCGGCTGCGCGACCCGAGACCTGTCGTGGCCCGGCTGATCGCGCTGGCCTGTACCGACACCCCCCTGCTGCACCTGGGAGGCGCAGGAGGGGACTGCTGA